A stretch of Aspergillus nidulans FGSC A4 chromosome VI DNA encodes these proteins:
- a CDS encoding uncharacterized protein (transcript_id=CADANIAT00009610): MAPHRRNIGASRRKRREDEGEDEGSLDGEMEDDSLSEGSIISQQDEDDADGEGSDESDDENIPVDRPARHEINGRVPEGPQRRHSMSPNKISLAKTMSDTDAMMNGLKVAGDAKGVPEINFDEMERELGQIGRAPSAPPAEASTETFTEKRLPEAEKLTRGKCEDPTVVPTRGSFFLHDKRSTESGANNHRPSGKSKSRPYGLIVDGNVRRKQDITTEGPWTHDLHDTVAGDDPPATRRPTASAAGSSFSHKQLPTTVPTAPNTSTPNRTFSTTQITGTMPVVVFLPGMDKPISFQADKKHYTRLPEHRPPLRRDKPVRISVPGQAPRYIFPATERSFVFIPRAQRPNQQAYRGRARGGFYQGRRPSFYASSTYTPSVAMSRRSSFGKPPSHDGYPSPAGSVISRHTVVTTENGKPIVRLPPPRVPGANPPPATASIPPIYSQQPQHTVWRENRPAPIPMHQPRPQKAVSLADIETPASFANSPRAQQEQPFHYQVPVPNSGPVYGPDASTNYALSAHTTATPLSQIPERAVHAPPFHAYGFQQPQTYYSNPYPPAPVYYSVSGTEYAPYNGVGPAPAAPFPAGQNVPYIVPTPSEQTSQAGTVAHESGGTVYYLDASQMYPGPTFGGSPAGGAANMGGIMTPGTTYYYPQPQGVYFAPQ, encoded by the exons ATGGCACCTCATCGTCGCAATATAGGTGCGAGTCGCCGAAAAAGACGGGAGgacgaaggcgaggatgaaggctCGTTGGATGGTGAGATGGAGGACGACTCTCTAAGCGAAGGCTCAATCATCAGCCAacaggacgaagacgacgccGACGGAGAGGGGAGCGACGAGAGCGACGACGAAAATATACCGGTCGACCGTCCGGCCAGGCACGAGATCAATGGTCGTGTGCCTGAAGGTCCACAACGTCGTCACTCAATGTCACCCAACAAGATATCGTTAGCGAAGACGATGTCCGATACAGATGCAATGATGAACGGGCTAAAGGTTGCGGGGGACGCGAAAGGTGTTCCTGAAATCAATTTCGACGAGATGGAAAGAGAACTCGGTCAGATCGGAAGGGCGCCATCGGCACCACCTGCTGAGGCGTCGACGGAAACGTTCACAGAAAAGAGACTTCCGGAGGCCGAAAAGCTCACAAGGGGGAAATGTGAGGATCCGACCGTTGTGCCTACACGCGGTAGTTTCTTCCTTCATGACAAGCGTTCAACGGAATCTGGAGCAAACAATCACAGGCCGTCCGGGAAGTCGAAATCAAGACCGTACGGCCTTATTGTGGATGGAAATGTTCGGAG GAAACAAGACATTACAACCGAAGGACCGTGGACCCATGATCTTCATGATACAGTTGCTGGAGACGACCCGCCGGCTACCAGGCGTCCTACAGCCTCAGCGGCCGGTTCGTCATTTTCTCATAAACAATTACCTACGACTGTACCTACTGCGCCAAATACTTCTACTCCCAACAGGACTTTCTCGACCACCCAGATTACGGGGACAATGCCTGTCGTGGTGTTCCTTCCAGGCATGGATAAACCGATATCTTTCCAAGCCGACAAGAAGCATTATACTCGGCTACCAGAGCATCGACCCCCTCTGCGACGAGACAAACCCGTTAGAATCTCAGTTCCTGGTCAAGCCCctagatatatatttcccGCCACGGAGCGATCTTTTGTCTTTATCCCACGGGCTCAACGGCCCAACCAGCAGGCTTATCGTGGACGTGCCCGAGGAGGGTTCTATCAAGGGCGCCGCCCAAGCTTCTATGCAAGCTCGACATATACACCGAGCGTAGCAATGAGCCGGAGGTCTTCATTCGGCAAGCCTCCCTCACATGATGGGTATCCTTCGCCAGCTGGGTCTGTCATTTCGCGGCATACAGTCGTTACGACCGAGAATGGAAAACCAATTGTTCGCTTGCCTCCTCCCCGAGTTCCCGGGGCCAATCCGCCACCTGCCACAGCTTCAATCCCTCCAATCTACTcccaacagccgcagcacaCTGTATGGCGTGAGAATCGCCCTGCCCCTATCCCCATGCATCAGCCTCGCCCACAGAAGGCTGTTTCCTTGGCCGACATTGAAACCCCGGCTAGTTTCGCCAATTCCCCCCGggcgcagcaggagcaacCCTTTCATTATCAGGTCCCCGTGCCAAACAGCGGCCCTGTATACGGCCCCGACGCCTCCACAAATTATGCCCTTTCGGCACATACAACTGCAACTCCATTGTCCCAAATACCTGAACGTGCCGTTCATGCTCCGCCGTTCCATGCGTATGGATTCCAGCAACCTCAAACATACTATTCAAACCCGTACCCACCGGCTCCTGTATATTACTCTGTTTCGGGCACAGAATATGCACCTTATAACGGCGTCGGGCCGGCGCCAGCGGCTCCTTTCCCTGCGGGACAAAACGTTCCGTATATTGTCCCAACACCATCGGAGCAAACGTCACAAGCTGGTACGGTTGCACATGAGTCTGGTGGCACGGTTTATTATCTGGACGCCTCACAAATGTATCCAGGACCAACGTTTGGCGGGAGCCCCGCGGGTGGAGCTGCCAACATGGGAGGGATTATGACACCTGGTACGACATATTATTACCCTCAGCCCCAGGGTGTATACTTTGCGCCACAGTAA
- a CDS encoding putative RNA binding protein Rnp24 (transcript_id=CADANIAT00009611): MTGIGEGNHKKRKLLDGAELEIDVSAPEPPSKKALRKAKKKATVADAKADTHPKSENGGTETAPQKRSDYGIWIGNLAFSVTKEDIRRFLTTNCSFTDATITRVHLPKPSDKSSRAQNKGFAYVDFSTPKALEEALGLSEQLVSGRRVLIKDAKNYKGRPEKSQDDGNNAPTSSGRPPSKRLFVGNLSFDTTKEFLEEHFSQCGTVTNVHVATFQDSGKCKGYAWVEFEDLEAAKTAERGYKYITEDNEDEDDSAQKPQRRKIWLNQVLGRRMRLEFAEDATTRYNKRFGKNGEGKKGATGNDGDAEPGDFEEVAAEKPQQKKAKNAKPDYTRYDESTVQKLSGAIVEGQGRKTTFD; encoded by the coding sequence ATGACCGGCATTGGTGAAGGAAACCACAAGAAACGGAAGCTGCTCGACGGCGCTGAACTCGAGATAGATGTCTCTGCGCCTGAACCACCCTCAAAGAAGGCCCTTCGTAAAGCCAAAAAGAAGGCCACTGTTGCAGATGCGAAGGCCGACACACATCCTAAATCTGAAAACGGAGGCACTGAAACCGCTCCTCAAAAACGTTCAGACTACGGCATTTGGATAGGAAATCTAGCATTTTCTGTGACAAAAGAAGATATACGGCGGTTTTTGACGACCAATTGCTCATTCACAGATGCTACCATCACTCGAGTACATCTACCCAAGCCGTCGGACAAAAGTTCAAGGGCGCAAAATAAAGGATTTGCCTACGTTGACTTTTCCACTCCCAAGGCGTTAGAAGAGGCACTTGGGCTGAGCGAGCAGTTAGTTTCTGGGCGCCGTGTTTTGATAAAAGATGCGAAAAATTACAAAGGCCGGCCGGAGAAGTCGCAAGATGATGGAAACAATGCTCCTACATCCTCGGGCCGCCCTCCCTCCAAACGCCTATTTGTTGGTAACCTCAGTTTCGACACGACTAAAGAGTTTCTTGAGGAGCACTTTTCGCAATGTGGAACCGTGACCAACGTCCATGTCGCTACTTTTCAAGATTCCGGGAAATGCAAAGGTTATGCTTGGGTGGAGTTTGAGGACTTGGAAGCGGCTAAAACGGCAGAGAGAGGGTATAAATATATCACTGAAGAcaacgaggatgaagacgattcGGCTCAAAAACCGCAGCGGAGAAAAATATGGCTGAACCAAGTTCTGGGCCGGCGCATGAGACTCGAGTTCGCTGAAGACGCAACGACTCGCTATAACAAACGGTTCGGTAAGAACGGGGAGGGGAAAAAGGGAGCTACAGGCAACGACGGGGATGCAGAGCCCGGTGATTTCGAGGAGGTCGCGGCTGAAAAGCCtcaacagaagaaggccaagaacGCAAAGCCGGATTATACCCGCTACGACGAGTCCACCgtgcagaagctgagcggcGCTATTGTTGAGGGTCAGGGCAGGAAGACAACGTTTGACTGA
- a CDS encoding uncharacterized protein (transcript_id=CADANIAT00009612), with the protein MVRLFYSTRMSQERDETRSVAGSVPDADAPTKQSHRSFKRKFAKLKIQFELKMKESESLIREQLRIEDLSKRIQEQNDQLLEVLLEFNDALHIPPKLRYDLHVPGDEVILPPPDGELSAAYNDHALATSVLRNAKDDLAAGNITLESYQQLEGGLKRGRAFAPLLRYTDLLKVPHSAPTTESQDPVNPTDDSSLNQNLGFLTPEHETEYCLATDARLGDMAAAVQLSRVPEKPSLLEREREYALRSPVSVHHWLRKNHPNIFLQDNENASEKSASRPSNLRASKRSAPLSRKDEDTHDEDSVMADSGPATGGSKAKRKRDEEATPRSKAVTGRSNRKKKEESTSNNAKRPAKRTSGGGA; encoded by the exons ATGGTTCGCCTATTCTACTCAACAAGAATGTCTCAGGAACGCGACGAAACCCGGTCTGTGGCCGGAAGTGTGCCTGACGCCGATGCTCCTACCAAGCAGTCTCATCGGTCGTTCAA GAGGAAGTTTGCGAAACTTAAGATTCAATTCGAGCTCAAAATGAAGGAAAGCGAGTCTCTCATCCGTGAGCAATTGCGCATCGAGGATCTGTCAAAGAGAATCCAGGAGCAAAACGA TCAGCTTCTGGAGGTCCTATTAGAGTTCAACGACGCCTTGCACATCCCGCCCAAGCTCCGATACGACCTGCATGTTCCTGGTGACGAAGTTATTCTTCCACCCCCTGACGGAGAGCTTTCGGCAGCCTACAATGACCATGCATTGGCCACATCGGTATTGAGAAATGCAAAGGATGACTTGGCGGCCGGAAATATTACCCTCGAGTCATATCAGCAACTCGAGGGTGGGCTAAAGCGAGGCAGGGCGTTCGCGCCTCTGCTACGGTACACAGATTTACTCAAAGTGCCGCACTCTGCGCCCACAACCGAGAGTCAGGACCCAGTAAATCCAACGGATGATTCTAGTTTGAATCAGAACCTTGGGTTCCTAACACCGGAGCATGAAACAGAATACTGTTTGGCCACAGACGCTAGGCTGGGCGACATGGCAGCCGCTGTTCAATTAAGTCGTGTTCCGGAGAAACCATCTTTACTAGAGAGAGAACGGGAGTATGCCTTACGAAGCCCTGTTTCAGTTCATCATTGGCTACGCAAGAACCATCccaatatcttcctccaggaCAATGAAAACGCTTCCGAAAAATCCGCGTCACGGCCCTCCAACTTGCGCGCCTCCAAGCGATCGGCACCTTTGTCTCGTAAAGATGAGGACACGCACGATGAAGACAGCGTTATGGCAGATTCTGGTCCCGCAACGGGAGGCTCCAAGGCCAAACGAAAGCGCGATGAAGAGGCCACCCCTCGGTCTAAAGCTGTCACCGGTCGCTCGAatcggaagaagaaggaagaaagtaCATCCAACAACGCCAAGCGCCCTGCAAAACGAACATCTGGGGGAGGGGCATGA